In Phragmites australis chromosome 16, lpPhrAust1.1, whole genome shotgun sequence, one DNA window encodes the following:
- the LOC133895998 gene encoding LOW QUALITY PROTEIN: receptor-like protein 38 (The sequence of the model RefSeq protein was modified relative to this genomic sequence to represent the inferred CDS: substituted 1 base at 1 genomic stop codon), whose amino-acid sequence MTNFSYAKPTSSSNFHSLKELSLGRNNLVSMDLLSSFGRLGSLCQLELFVDSISELGSIFSWIRNHKNLQSLALLGCDFSMTTPSLVSSFKTLRSLTMFDCFIPRPILSAICNLMDLQTLEMNDCRTYGSMPSSVGNLTNLRNMHIIDSAFSGPMPVAIGSLTNLRNMYIIDSGFSGPMPAAIGNLTNLKTMEIQSEFFGTIPYAIGQLKKLTWLDLEGCKFSGSIPSSIVNLTQLTILDLSDNSLNGEIPSSIFTLPVLRDLDLFWNQLSGPIGEFDKAPSQLESVDLSSNEFSSPIPKAFFQLTSLKHVDLSWNNLTGFFDKAPLQLEYVDLSKNESSGPIPKAFFQLTSLQYVDLSSNNLRGLVDLTSVWRLSSLTFLNLSHNMLTGIQFTSDVLPSTSLASLDLSFNRLGGRIPMPNSSIGFLDYSNNRFSSVLPNWAFYLNSTMYLSMSKNSLNGHIPTSICNSMLDILDLSHNNFSGPIPSCLIENGLLKVLNLRENHFEGTLPSNITTRCALQTIDLHGNKIAGQIPRGLSNCSQLEVLDLGGNQIADTFPSWLRGLSNLYVLVLRSNQFYGAISDIVRDNRSEKCFPSLQIIDLASNNFSGNLRSQWFERLEAMVSKFNSSGEIISALNLTIPNEFYQDSIEITYKGSDMLFERILTTLTAIDFSNNRLEGTIPQSIGRLVSLRILNMSHNAFTGKIPAQLGSITDLESLDLSCNQLSGEIPQELTDLTFLASLNLSNNRLVGKIPQSHQFSTFDSNSFDGNAGLCGPPLSKLPCGASPYTPIVPDVDKSSHHVDVVLFLFIGLGFGVGFAAAIVLKWDRIGRRFIATARALLTXSPMGR is encoded by the exons ATGACCAACTTTTCGTATGCTAAACCTACATCTTCCAGCAATTTCCACTCATTGAAGGAGTTAAGTCTTGGCAGGAATAATTTAGTTTCCATGGATTTGCTCTCTTCATTCGGTAGGCTTGGGTCTCTATGCCAGCTGGAACTTTTTGTTGACTCAATAAGTGAGTTAGGATCAATTTTCTCTTGGATTCGAAACCACAAGAACTTGCAGAGCTTGGCACTCCTTGGATGCGACTTCTCTATGACAACACCTTCCTTAGTGAGCAGCTTCAAGACCTTGAGAAGTTTGACCATGTTTGACTGCTTCATACCCAGGCCAATACTTTCTGCAATTTGCAACCTCATGGACTTGCAAACACTGGAAATGAATGACTGCAGAACATACGGTTCAATGCCATCTTCTGTTGGCAACCTCACAAATTTGAGGAACATGCATATCATTGATTCTGCGTTTTCAGGGCCAATGCCGGTTGCAATTGGCAGCCTCACAAATTTGAGAAACATGTATATTATTGATTCTGGGTTTTCAGGGCCAATGCCGGCTGCAATTGGCAACCTCACTAACTTGAAAACAATGGAAATTCAAAGCGAGTTTTTTGGGACGATACCTTATGCAATCGGGCAGCTCAAAAAATTGACATGGTTAGATCTTGAAGGTTGCAAATTTTCTGGGAGCATACCAAGTTCAATTGTTAATTTGACTCAGCTAACCATACTGGATCTTTCAGATAATTCTCTCAATG GGGAAATTCCATCATCTATTTTCACTCTTCCAGTATTACGTGACCTGGATCTTTTTTGGAACCAGCTTTCTGGCCCTATAGGAGAGTTTGACAAGGCACCTTCACAGTTGGAGTCTGTGGACTTGAGCTCAAATGAATTCTCAAGTCCTATTCCCAAGGCATTCTTTCAACTAACAAGCTTGAAGCATGTGGACCTTAGCTGGAACAACTTGACAGGTTTT TTTGACAAGGCACCCTTACAGTTGGAGTATGTGGACTTGAGCAAAAATGAATCCTCAGGTCCTATTCCGAAGGCATTCTTTCAACTAACAAGCTTGCAGTATGTGGACCTTAGCTCGAACAACTTGAGAGGTTTGGTGGACCTTACCTCGGTTTGGAGATTAAGTAGCCTTACCTTTTTGAATCTCTCACATAACATGCTCACTGGTATTCAATTTACTTCAGATGTTCTCCCTTCTACTTCACTAGCCAGTCTTGATCTTAGTTTCAATAGACTTGGGGGGCGAATCCCTATGCCAAACTCATCAATAGGATTCTTGGATTATTCAAACAACAGATTTTCTTCTGTTCTTCCAAACTGGGCTTTCTATCTTAATTCCACCATGTATCTCAGCATGTCCAAAAATAGTTTAAATGGGCATATACCTACTTCAATTTGCAATTCCATGCTGGATATCCTTGACCTCTCACATAACAACTTTAGTGGCCCGATTCCATCTTGTCTGATAGAAAATGGTTTGTTGAAGGTTTTGAACTTGAGGGAGAATCACTTTGAAGGGACGTTGCCTTCCAATATTACAACCAGATGTGCTTTACAGACGATAGATCTACATGGTAATAAGATTGCAGGGCAGATTCCCAGGGGACTTTCTAACTGCTCGCAATTGGAGGTTCTGGACCTTGGAGGCAACCAAATAGCTGACACTTTCCCATCTTGGTTGAGGGGGCTTTCCAATCTTTATGTGCTAGTCCTGAGATCCAACCAATTCTATGGCGCCATAAGTGATATTGTTAGGGATAACAGATCTGAGAAATGTTTTCCGAGCTTGCAAATTATCGATCTTGCCTCAAACAATTTCTCTGGGAATTTGAGATCGCAATGGTTCGAGCGGTTAGAAGCGATGGTGTCAAAGTTCAATAGTTCAGGAGAAATTATCTCTGCTCTAAATCTCACAATCCCTAATGAATTCTATCAAGATTCTATTGAGATCACATACAAGGGGTCTGATATGTTGTTTGAAAGGATCTTGACTACCCTAACAGCAATTGACTTCTCAAACAATAGGTTGGAGGGTACCATTCCCCAATCAATTGGACGACTTGTATCACTACGCATACTGAACATGTCACACAACGCCTTCACGGGAAAAATTCCAGCCCAACTTGGCAGCATAACTGATTTGGAGTCACTAGACCTATCCTGCAACCAACTCTCAGGGGAGATTCCACAAGAGCTAACTGATCTCACCTTTCTTGCCTCCCTGAACTTGTCAAACAACCGCTTGGTGGGAAAGATACCGCAATCGCATCAGTTCTCTACATTCGATAGCAATTCATTTGACGGGAATGCAGGACTATGCGGACCGCCACTATCTAAATTACCTTGTGGCGCTTCGCCTTATACTCCAATTGTGCCAGACGTAGACAAGTCCTCTCATCATGTTGATGTGGTCTTGTTTCTCTTCATCGGGCTGGGCTTCGGTGTCGGATTTGCAGCTGCTATTGTGCTGAAATGGGATCGGATCGGAAGACGGTTTATTGCAACTGCAAGAGCTTTGCTAACTTGATCGCCGATGGGAAGGTGA
- the LOC133895999 gene encoding polycomb group protein FIE2-like, producing the protein SDPGRTKLFLCSDAVSLGIELDESVRLWNVHRGICILIFAGAGGHRNEVLSVDFHPSDINRFASCGMDHTVKIWSMKEFWPYVDKSYSWIDLPSKFPTKYVQFPVLIAAVHSNYVDCTRWLADFILSKKYPVPECDIWFIKFSRDFHFNQLAIGNREGKSLCLGSTVQPTCYNSDAHNPK; encoded by the exons TCTGATCCTGGACgtacaaaattatttttgtgtTCTGACGCTGTTTCGCTCGGCATTGAATTGGATGAATCTGTTAGGCTATGGAATGTCCATAGAGGGATCTGCATCTTGATTTTTGCTGGAGCAGGAGGTCACCGGAATGAAGTTTTGAGTGTT GACTTCCACCCTAGTGATATTAATCGTTTTGCAAGTTGTGGCATGGACCATACTGTGAAAATCTGGTCGATGAAAG AATTTTGGCCATATGTTGACAAATCATATTCATGGATTGACCTTCCATCCAAGTTTCCAACAAAATATGTACAGTTTCCG GTCTTGATTGCTGCAGTACACTCTAACTATGTTGATTGTACTAGGTGGCTTGCTGACTTCATCCTGTCAAAG AAGTACCCTGTGCCAGAGTGTGACATCTGGTTTATCAAATTTTCACGTGATTTTCACTTCAATCAATTGGCAATAG GCAACCGTGAAGGTAAAAGTCTATGTCTGGGAAGTACAGTCCAGCCCACCTGTTATAACTCAGATGCACACAACCCAAagtag